A region from the Nostoc sp. HK-01 genome encodes:
- a CDS encoding putative iron-sulfur cluster binding protein, translating to MNQSSVTSSRTVKEQALDLGFHKVGIAAVDEVDNTEVQRLQAWIALGYHADMEWMDNPKRQDIRLVMPEARSLVCVALNYYTPHQRPQGEEYAKVSRYGWGRDYHKVMHKKLKQLTTWLESQGEGVKARYYADTGPVQDKVWAQKAGIGWIAKNGNVITREYGSWVFLGEVVTNIELECDRPHTQHCGSCTRCLTACPTGAITQPFVVDANRCIAYHTIENRGEKLPEAIAPHLQGWVAGCDICQDVCPWNQRFAKTTDVADFQPYPGNIAPKLIELAKISDEEWDRQFPASALRRIKPEMLRRNARANLDASQQNNDSESNCF from the coding sequence AGTTCTGTAACCAGCAGTAGGACAGTAAAAGAACAAGCTTTAGATTTAGGCTTTCACAAAGTTGGAATTGCTGCTGTAGACGAAGTAGATAATACAGAAGTTCAGAGACTGCAAGCATGGATAGCGCTAGGTTATCACGCTGATATGGAATGGATGGATAACCCCAAGCGGCAAGATATTCGTTTAGTTATGCCAGAGGCGCGATCGCTTGTGTGTGTGGCGCTGAATTACTACACCCCACATCAGCGCCCACAAGGTGAAGAATATGCCAAAGTCTCTCGCTATGGTTGGGGGCGAGATTATCACAAGGTGATGCACAAAAAACTCAAGCAGTTGACGACTTGGCTAGAATCACAAGGGGAAGGCGTGAAAGCGAGATACTATGCAGATACTGGCCCCGTACAAGATAAAGTCTGGGCGCAAAAAGCGGGAATTGGTTGGATTGCCAAAAATGGGAATGTGATTACTAGAGAGTATGGCTCTTGGGTGTTTTTGGGGGAAGTTGTGACCAATATAGAACTAGAATGCGATCGCCCCCATACACAACATTGCGGTAGCTGTACTCGTTGTTTAACAGCTTGTCCCACTGGTGCAATTACCCAACCCTTTGTAGTCGATGCTAATCGCTGCATTGCTTATCATACAATTGAAAATCGGGGGGAAAAATTACCAGAAGCGATCGCACCACACTTACAAGGCTGGGTGGCGGGTTGCGACATTTGCCAAGATGTCTGTCCTTGGAATCAACGATTTGCCAAGACAACTGACGTAGCAGATTTTCAGCCTTATCCTGGGAATATTGCGCCCAAGCTGATAGAATTAGCAAAAATCTCAGATGAGGAGTGGGACAGACAATTTCCGGCATCAGCGTTGCGGCGGATTAAGCCAGAAATGTTAAGACGGAATGCCCGTGCTAATCTTGACGCATCCCAGCAAAATAATGACTCAGAAAGTAATTGTTTTTGA